A single genomic interval of Spinacia oleracea cultivar Varoflay chromosome 6, BTI_SOV_V1, whole genome shotgun sequence harbors:
- the LOC130462834 gene encoding probable serine/threonine-protein kinase WNK9 — translation MGGSYCCARKVRGYDEYEGNKVAWNQVKLTDFLQRAEDLERLYGEIHPLKTLKQKNIMKFCTSWVDIIYKNINFVTAMFTYGTLTQ, via the exons ATGGGAGGAAGCTACTGCTGCGCGAGAAAGGTGAG AGGATATGAtgaatatgaaggaaataaagtGGCTTGGAATCAAGTTAAGCTTACAGATTTTTTGCAAAGAGCTGAAGATCTTGAAAGGCTTTACGGTGAAATTCATCCGCTGAAAACcttaaaacaaaagaatattaTGAAGTTTTGCACTTCTTGGGTTGACATTATCTACAAGAACATCAATTTTGTCACTGCAATGTTCACCTATGGTACTCTCACACA ATAA